The DNA window TTTCTCATTCATGCCGCCTCTTGTGACTACCATTTAATGATTGTTCGACCATATGCAGCTCCCATTTTAACTTAAAGAGGCTTCTGTGGGAGTTTTATGCTCTCATTAAGGGATCTGAGGCTCAAAGGTGCAATTTTCATAAACTGTTTCATAAGATAGGCGTCTTCCTTCATACTGTAACTGAGATTAAAGACTGTACAAAGCACCTTGACCAAGACCTGAtcaggcaaaaacaaaacagacagggAGAAGAACTAATAGACGACCACAAATTGTTTACCTCGAATCGGCTGGCAGGGTGCAGTGGGACTGCTGTGGGACTGTCCTCTTCCGTAATACCGTCACTGGTGTCGCTGTGTGTCGCCTCGTCGTGGCTGAAGCTGCGTCCGATCATGCGGCGCTCTTCAAAGTCCGCTGTGCTGCTCTCGCTTGTGTCGCTGCACACGCTGTTCTCTCGGCTTCGAGATTTTAGGATTGACTTCCTGGGGATGGGTTCCCCGTTCTTCACGTCCACAAACAACCTGGCAAAGACAGCAGATCACCAATCAGAGGAGAGGAACCTAATTAAACAGACCTCTTTCAATTCTGCTATGTCTGAATTTAGTGCTGTTTTTACCTGTAAATGTCAGTCGGTGTTGTGATCTTGTGAAGTTCGTGATGCGAGTGTCCGTTATTGTGGccgtttttctttttcctctttgagTGTTCCTTCTGCTCTTTCCTTTCACTGAACTTCAACATGGTGTTTTTACCTGTGTTTATCCTCACCTGCAGAACAAGACAGAGTCAGGGTAAAGAGAAAGTCCCCAAAACAGAACTAAACTGCAGACTTAAAATAAGTTATTTATCACTCTGACCTTCTTGGGTTCTGTCGTGTGAGAGAAATAGATGGTGGGCAAACAGCTGCCTTCCTCTTCCTCGTCATCTTCTTCTTCCGCTTTCCTGTCTGTGCTCGGCGGCACTTTACTATGAGGCACGGACGCCCAGCTCGGCTTCAGACTCAGCCCGTTCACTGGAGGCGCAGcgtctccctccttctcctcttctgaGGAAAGGGATGATGTGTCCTCGCCGTTCATGTCTGCGTTATCGTATAAtctagaaaaaaacatttccgAGAGACGTTTTAATTTTGCCCAAGGTTAGAAAACGTGCATCATTAAAGCAACACCCTGAGTGTGTTCATCTACCTGTCCTGCTCGTCTTGCAGCTCCTCCAGTTTCTCGAGTTCATCCAATCTAGCCCACAACTCCTCCTCAGTCATGACGCCCTTTCTGCTCCCTCGATCTCCGGTCTCTCCTTCattctcctcatcctcctcttttAGATCCAACACGGCGTCCAACTTGGGCTTAGAATTTGGTTTGTGAGCTATTCTTTGCTTTCCTGGTAATGCAGGCGAGATGGGAAAGAAATTCGATACGTTTTTTAGCTTAAATGTCAATGTGAGTTTGGTGTACAATAAGCTTTCTTTGCCTTTTGTTAGAGAAAGATGGACAAGCAAATGAGGGCAGAAGACATAGTGACAAAGATACCTTTGGTGACAGCAGTGTCCTCCTTTCCGGTCTCTTCTCTAATGTCAACATAGTCCCCTTTGCTCTAAAAAAGAAGCAAGGTCAATAcacttatcttatcttatgtaCATTGTCTTACGCAATACCTCATCTGTGAGACCACTTGAAGCAATGCTACGTACAGATGACATGGTTTCCAAATCCTTCACGAGCCCAACTCTCGCTTCAAAGTTTTTTATTGTCTTCGACAGATCATCAAGTTCACGCTTCACatctgaagagagagagaaaaaaaagcaggtaCATTATCATCTAAATGTGCCTTCAGGGAGTCGAAAGCAGACTGACAAAActcagtgtgaaaaaaaaaaaggctgcagGCTGATATagatttaaataaatttaatatAACAATGGGAAACAGCAGCTGAAGGGTTAAAATCCTAAACaagttggggggaaaaaattgaaaaatgatGACACAAACAGTTCATAATATCTTCTGCCCTGAATACTACTCCGGATCATTAAATCTTGACAACAATTAAGCCCTTTTACTAATAGCGGCAGAGGGCCCTTGTTTCCATGGCGATCGGGAGCCCCTCCAGTCAGTGCATCAACTGGAAGTGAGGAAAGGTCAAACACAGAAGGCCTGACAACTCAGCCGCTGTCTGACACATTTCAGCCAGCTATGTTTGTATTACAGCACTTAGCTCTGTAATAGCGGGGTGGGCAGGGTCAGGAGATAGGAGGAGGGCGGGGGgaggaaagggggggggggggggggggggcagacgGCTGCGGATGGGCTGTGGCAGCATGTTTCTGCTTCACTAAACACTCTAATAATGTTCACATCAGAGATCGTTACTTGGGCCCATTTGACTTGATATGAGATTTTCAATCCTAGAATGAGCAGCGGGGAAAACACAGGCAAAACATGGCTCCGCATAACCCATGTTAGaattaacacttttttttttctccaaagaCTTCCTGCACTCGATCAAACTAATAAATGCTGCATTTACGGGACTTTTGATTTcaccacaggagaggagaggatatGATTTAAAACAGAGACGGTGACAACGGTGACATGTAAACACAAGTGCAAGTGCAGCACAGCAAATGAGCGCTGCAAATGTGCCTTGCAGCTTGCAACCCTGTAACCACATGTGAAATTAAGCACCCTGCATATGTCAAAATCATGCACGCTTCAAGATTTCAGTACAGTTATTAGAAGAGGCATTACAGTTCACTAAACATTTCCTTTAAAAAGACTAAATTCTACAAGTATCTCAAAAGTTTCTCCCCAAATATTCTGGTAAAAAATTGGCTCAGCTGAAAGTTTGTCACTTCAGTGATTCCTCAGACAAGCTTGATGCAGCGACGCCCTCTGCTGGATGAACGAGAGAAGTGCTGAGCCACtacatcaaaattaaacaaagccGTCTTTAGTGAGGACAGAAAGCAGTCTTTTCAAAAACAGACTCACATTTCATCCTGTGATCGACTATTTTCTGAGCCTGTTTGGCAGAGCACTTGGCAAACCAGTTGTCGCCGAGCAACGCCGTGACCTCGTTTGTGTGCACCAACTTCCCTGGCATGAAGGCCAAAGGGCCAAATGGCACCTGTTTATAGCACAGAGGGGACAAAGAGCAGACGGAAAGAGAAACAGTTAATGAAGCAGGTGGCAGAATGTGGATACGAAAGTgggagaaaagaagaaataaaactCAGTGACGGCAGTAAACGTGCCTATTTAAGATCAGCTTCTGCAAAGTTAAGAATGTAAATGGTAAACTTGCAACAGGAATTCATCTCAGAACTCACCCACAATGCACaggctgtgtgactgtgtgttttccccGTGCATTTCAACAATGTCTGCACTCACCATGATGTCATAAGACAGCTGATCTGGAAGAGTTTTAAGGCGGTCATTCAGGGCTTCGTAGTCACCTGACACCTTCTTCCTGTAAAAGCATCGATTTACAATGATGTCAGGCCAACGACTATTCagattttttctctttcatttcaaGCCACAAATCTCCTCTGAAGCCATTGTTACCCAGATtggtttgtttgatttgttttgggATGTTTAACAGAACAACGGGAAGCAAACGACAGCTAAGGAGTAATGAGGAAGCGCCTGTTTCCCCCCTAAGTGGAGTGGGGGGACACTTGGTGTGACCCAAGACTCCGAAAGAAGTCGCTGGTATTCATTTGTATCTATTTGCCGATGGACAAACTTCAGAGAAAATCACGACGACGCTCTGGCGCCTTCGTCCGTGCAGATAAACAACACAGAAATATGCAGTTGCTCCAAAAGTTAGTTTcacaattttaaaaatgctttgaGATGGCCTAGTTTCTCCAGTAAGAGTCACAACACCAGTTTAACAGTTTGTGACACACATAAGAAGTTATGCAATGCTCTCTGCACGGTAAACAAAGTGTGTTGTTGCTGGATGAAAGCAACGTGCTTCCAATATCATTGACCTTATCTCATTGGTTTTCCTCACTGATTGCTGGAATAGTCTCCTTGTGACCTTTAACCTCAACCTTAAAAATGGACCCTAAAGCAACAGAATCCATTGCATTACCTAattaacacagagacacagcagtGATACAGTGTGTTAATAAGATTATTGACTTTAAATTGTTGTATGTTTGTTATAACCATATGACAAAGAGtgagaaaacacactttttcacttgtttcagccACTTTGGTGTGACCGAGTGTGCTCTACCTGCAACTACAGACTGCTGGTGCATTGCACAAGGGTCTTGAGTATCCATGCAGGCCTTTTCAGTTAATCTGCCTTGTTAATCCTCTGTTCAGATTACAGGGAGGCGGGACTATGTTGTGAATTATGTGACATCACTGGACTCAATGTACCAGTTAGAACGATTAAGGTGAAACTTGTCTCGTCCTGACAAGTCCAAACAAACTAACAGGAGAATCAAAGAAATGTCAAGCACAGTCTGTACAAGCCCACGCAGACCTGAGAAGAGCTCCAATAAGTCAAATAAGTTAAATCCGCTGTGTGGGTTGGGTGGCAGGGTTGGGAAGGGTCTTTCAAGACTGACAGTAGGGCTGCTAAGCTGacaacactgaaatattttttattcatctttGAAGAAGCATGCTATTGTCCTTAAACTGATGGGCAACAGCCCCAATTTCCACATAATACTAACTGTATCTGTAATCAATATGACCAAGAATACCAGCGGTAACCCACTGCTGCCAATTAATAAAAATGGATTCACTGTAATGAAGTTACACTGCAGTAGAGCCCCCTAGAAAGTCACATCCCACTCACAGGTGTCTCTGCTTGCTCTGTCTGATTAGTGCTTTTCTTAGGACTGTGTGGGTCTGTATACACTGACACCTTCACTCtcctgttagctttgctgcatCTGTTTTGTTGGGACACTATACACCTTATCATGTCAGGGATCCTGTATCAGGAGGAAGATACTTTTGCATATggcagtaggaaaagcacaggtggacTCAGTGGGTCCTGgttttgtgcatgctggctcacttccacactgtcatggcttactgggacacttaaaTATAACAGAGCCTTTGTTAATGTTctcagtaacacctgtgcttttctacTGTAACAAGTCAAAATAGCTGCTGTGGCAAAGGGCCTGTTGGTACACTGAGTTCTCTGCACCAACATCAACCTGAGCCAAGGTCTAATAGTGTTGATTAGAATCAAATACAACTTTTTTGTGGTGGTGGAAGATGGAAACTGTCTTTGGCCCATCCTGGTGGTCAAAGACAATCACACAGATCATCACAGGGCCTCTAAAGTTGCCTGTGTACTAAAAACGCTCCTTCTTGCGACTGCAACTGCGTTTGAGTATCAGGAATAAACGGGCTAATTGCGGCATACTTGAAACAAACGCCTCTGATTGGTCAGGGAGTGTCTAATTTGTTGATTTTGACCAGAGCCGGCACTCTCGACGCAAAGCATCAATATTGCACAGAATCATGCTTGATTAATTGAGGAAGCCACACTCGTGGCTATTATTAGACTATAAATTATGCAGTTTGAACGTGGAGCTGTACCAACTGTGTCTCGACTAAACACAAACTTCTCTGAACTACATGAGTGGGTAATGACAGAAGCTCGATTTCTGGGTGAAAAATCCATTTAATTTCATTCTTAAATTGGTAGTATTTGTAGGAAGAGATCACTCAGAGACAAGCAAGTTCAGAGCCATAAAATCTTGGCTGTGGCCAATGTTTTCTATCATACAGCAAGAGCTGTGCAGAAAAGACTTGCCTTTAATATGTACAAAGTAAATTTTAAGAATGATGCTGCTTCTTTGACTCTTGGGGGACAAATCATGTCTACCTAAGATCTCCAAACCAGCTTTTGCTTTAGCCCCAACACCATATTTGCTTGTCTggtggaatccattttgttttaagTCACAGAAGCTAGACATTGTACTGAAATGTACTACAATTGTAAAATACAGACGGAGACAGTGGGCTTTTGCTTATTTTGCTTTGGTTGTATCATAGGGACCTCTTTTGTTTGTCGGTTTCTGGGCTTTATGTGTAGACTAGGTCACCTGATGATATAAGGTTTGGTGCTGTGCTGATGgaattttgatttattaatgTTATGAACACTGCAGAGATGTGTATTGCATGCCTTTTCCTTTTACAGGTATACATGTTTTATATATCGCCAATGAAAAACCTATCATATTAGAACATGGATTGACCAGCTGCTTTTTGCTACACCCTTTGTGTGGCAGACATTTTCTTACTGTGTACTAAAAAGTAAGCAAAAAACTAAAGAATGTTGTCATTATGCAATTGTTAAAAATCAAATAGGAGTTTCTCAATGCTTACCAGTGCTGAATCCGACTTTCACAGTCTTTCACCACCTGTTTTTAGGACAGATAATTTCAATACAAATCACGTTGAAAATCTCTGCAACTCACACACTCGTGTCAAGGCCTCAAGAGCCTAAAAGAGTTAAGGTAGCACACAAGCAGACTCCTTATTCTTACACATTTCCTGATCAATACTTTCTTTTGACTAGTGCTGCAAATACTACTGTGCATATACACAAATAATTAATATTCTGTCTGAATTAAAGAATCATCACACACAgggaaaaagacaaaacatccAAACCAGATGAAGGAagcagaagagaaagacaaacacagctgacaAAACGACGtccacatggtgagg is part of the Epinephelus lanceolatus isolate andai-2023 chromosome 5, ASM4190304v1, whole genome shotgun sequence genome and encodes:
- the uri1 gene encoding unconventional prefoldin RPB5 interactor 1 isoform X1 → MWTSFCQLCLSFSSASFIWFGCFVFFPVVKDCESRIQHWKKVSGDYEALNDRLKTLPDQLSYDIMVPFGPLAFMPGKLVHTNEVTALLGDNWFAKCSAKQAQKIVDHRMKYVKRELDDLSKTIKNFEARVGLVKDLETMSSSKGDYVDIREETGKEDTAVTKGKQRIAHKPNSKPKLDAVLDLKEEDEENEGETGDRGSRKGVMTEEELWARLDELEKLEELQDEQDRLYDNADMNGEDTSSLSSEEEKEGDAAPPVNGLSLKPSWASVPHSKVPPSTDRKAEEEDDEEEEGSCLPTIYFSHTTEPKKVRINTGKNTMLKFSERKEQKEHSKRKKKNGHNNGHSHHELHKITTPTDIYRLFVDVKNGEPIPRKSILKSRSRENSVCSDTSESSTADFEERRMIGRSFSHDEATHSDTSDGITEEDSPTAVPLHPASRFEAFSGTVVEKDPMPSGVPHLTIAPPALPTILERKQEEVAPDTASPQQAPKRVSKFKAARLQQK
- the uri1 gene encoding unconventional prefoldin RPB5 interactor 1 isoform X2, which codes for MAEKGKMNIEHLGGVVRLREEHEKVVKDCESRIQHWKKVSGDYEALNDRLKTLPDQLSYDIMVPFGPLAFMPGKLVHTNEVTALLGDNWFAKCSAKQAQKIVDHRMKYVKRELDDLSKTIKNFEARVGLVKDLETMSSSKGDYVDIREETGKEDTAVTKGKQRIAHKPNSKPKLDAVLDLKEEDEENEGETGDRGSRKGVMTEEELWARLDELEKLEELQDEQDRLYDNADMNGEDTSSLSSEEEKEGDAAPPVNGLSLKPSWASVPHSKVPPSTDRKAEEEDDEEEEGSCLPTIYFSHTTEPKKVRINTGKNTMLKFSERKEQKEHSKRKKKNGHNNGHSHHELHKITTPTDIYRLFVDVKNGEPIPRKSILKSRSRENSVCSDTSESSTADFEERRMIGRSFSHDEATHSDTSDGITEEDSPTAVPLHPASRFEAFSGTVVEKDPMPSGVPHLTIAPPALPTILERKQEEVAPDTASPQQAPKRVSKFKAARLQQK